Proteins from a single region of Artemia franciscana chromosome 20, ASM3288406v1, whole genome shotgun sequence:
- the LOC136039888 gene encoding LOW QUALITY PROTEIN: protein lin-7 homolog C-like (The sequence of the model RefSeq protein was modified relative to this genomic sequence to represent the inferred CDS: deleted 1 base in 1 codon), with protein sequence MVSMAGENTLNLSHDIKRAIELLDKLQKSGELPSAKLAALQKVLQSKFLDVIREVYEQVYDTVDLAGSPDVRASATAKATVAAFAASEGHAHPRVIELPKTEEGLGFNVMGGREQNSPIYISRIIPGGVADRHGGLKRGDQLLSVNGICVEGENHEKAVELLKRAIGSVKLVVRYTPKILEEMEMRFDKQRASRRLRQFQ encoded by the exons acATCAAACGTGCAATTGAACTCCTTGATAAGCTTCAGAAAA GTGGCGAGTTACCTTCAGCAAAGCTTGCAGCTTTACAGAAAGTTCTTCAGTCTAAGTTTTTGGACGTAATCAGAGAGGTATATGAACAAGTTTATGACACTGTTGATTTAGCTGGATCGCCTGATGTTAGAGCTTCTGCAACAGCCAag GCTACGGTTGCTGCATTTGCCGCAAGTGAAGGGCATGCTCATCCTCGCGTGATCGAACTTCCGAAAACAGAGGAAGGCCTTGGGTTCAATGTCATGGGTGGTAGGGAACAGAATTCTCCAATCTACATTTCCAGGATTATTCCAGGTGGAGTTGCTGATAGACATGGAGGATTA AAACGGGGAGATCAACTCCTGTCTGTTAACGGTATT TGTGTGGAAggtgaaaatcatgaaaaagctgTGGAGCTCTTGAAGCGAGCAATAGGTTCTGTAAAGCTTGTCGTCCGGTACACGCCAAAAATTCTAGAGGAGATGGAAATGAGATTTGATAAACAGCGTGCTTCTAGAAGGTTGCGTCAATTCCAATAG